The genomic DNA AAACGAAGAGGAACGTTCGTTTTCAATCTCACGGGAAAACAAACATACATATCCCGGTGCTACAGTCGATAATAAAAAGGTATTAGCACAATCGGTCTTCTTGTAATCGATTCTTTTCAACGAAAAATATATGTAGGTATATACTTTATTCAATTATATCGgttatttaataaatgtactgcaagatatatttttgcaatattaaataaaaaaaactcAAACTATTAACTTAGGTTGATATCAACCTaaatttaaacgaaagagtttcatataggTACTTACAATAagagaataattattaaacgaaCGGTGTATAATTTAGCAAATTAAAATactatgaaatacaaaataaattatataagtTGGGATTTTCTCTATAGATCGTTGTCCGAAGGGGTTAATTAGATTATTTTTGCATAAACTCCGTAGGTTTGGGCCTAAATTGGGGTTCAGTCACgcttaatgaaatattaaatgaaatgattACAAGGAAGCTGAACGtgtcaatatttttttcaattcattGTATTTCTTCGTTGTTGTTTGTGTGCCTCTTTACGGCTCTCTGTGCGtagtattaaataaaaaagaaaaaaaaaaaagagagaaagaatcgTAACTCCAAAATCCTGCCCGCTGGCCTATCTCTTTCTGCCTCTCTTTATCTACTCGTACGTACGTATCTCTTTTTATAATTACGAATTTTTATATCTGTTCTTAATTAACCTTTCATACTATGTGATGATTAACCTGTGACACCGTTCGattgcaaattatttttttcgaaTAAATGACATACTCGACTGTCGATCATGATTGCTTTTGCCATGCATTTTTCCGCAAATTCGTGGTACCTTTGATGTAAcacgttctttttttctatttttttatttggtaATTGATATAAATTCTATTTTGCAATATGATATGTTTATATCATCAGATCATGGGAAATTTTCTGTTTGGAAATTGGCCATttgatttgaaataatttaattgagTCATCGCCTTTGAGACAGTCTGTATATCGAGTTCCTCGTGTCGCGAACATTTAAATGTGTCTGTTATTTGTTAGAGCGATCCACtcgaactttttttttttttttttttgtttatctCTCTGCAGATTTTGTCGATCGCACCATTGTTGCGTACACTGACGATTGTAAAATCTAGATCACCTAAATCGAGAATTTACAGAAgaaatacttaataacagtagaataataaattctaattgtaatcataatttttctgtaaaatttctttttgacaattatttcgaagaaaaatttataacccttctgatttttcattttccaaattaatCCGTAACAAAGGTGGTCTGAAACTTGCGCTCGACAGAGCGCGAACCCTTTAATCTATTCGGCCGACATTTATTACGCGCTTTCAATagacaaaaaaatatataacgtTTAAtctagaaaattataaaaagtgATATTATGGAAGTTGATCCTCCTATTATATTCTTAAAATCtaacattaaaattaaaaattaagaaaatgatATAAAGCGAAAAATTGATTGATATACGCAGACAAAGAATGCAATTGGAGGGTTGAAACATTTTCAGAggtagaaatataaaatataaataaaaatgacaagtctaatttattgtttatttcgACCGAATGGATTAATACAGGGTGTCTGCGTTAAGTTGAAACAGCATCCCTGTCTGTTAAAcgttaaaaatataaagaaaattgtttatatgaATATTACCATATGTGTATATGGCACGAAGGGCCAAATTTGCAGGGGCTTTGTTATAAGGGGCTTCTATTTACTATGAAAGCAGCGGCCTTCGAACATATTGTGCAACAAGATGATAAAGCAATTTATTTGATAACATTTTTAGcataaataaaagatttttcattcACCAAGGGTACTTTGGTTTAAAAGGAGCCAGGCACCAACTTAGGAATGTTAAAGGATCCTTTTATTTGTCCCTTGGTATCCATTACagtttattatatgtataaataatgttttttgtatttttaatactaATGGAATAAGAGAAGTGTGACAGGTTAGCACGGACAACCCTGTGGCGTACTAAATTACAAAGAAGTAATGAAATCTCGTTGCAGAACGTGGCGTGGATAGGCAAAGCGATGATAGCTCCCGACGCGCGGACAGCGATTCACACCCCGAAAATTGGACAGATCACGAGGCGAACGATCCACCGAATTACGTTCCTGGCTCCCCGCCGAAATCGGAGCAGCACAATAAGAGCGAGAGTTCCGACAGACGGAGCAGACTTTTTACTCGCGACAGAGGTGCACCGGGTAGTAATAAGTCGAAAAAACACAACCTGAGCGTTGATTTAAAGCCACCCGCCGACTTGAATAGCTCCGAGGTATCTAAGTACATAAGAAGCCCCCTTCTTATCGTTAaactttcaataatttatttttgaaataatctttGAATTGCCTAATTGAAGAATTTAAAGGAAAAACGATTAGGTCTAGTCCAGcctaattattttcaatacttGCCTTTCAACTTTGTGTTTcgttatgtaaatataatagcCGGTTCTAGTTTCGAAACGTTTATTTGCCTCCGACAAACCATGTTGTTTCAGCCAAGGAAGGCGTTAGTCGAGCAATTAAGTCGGGTTTTACCGGATGACAGTTTGCCAGACTCGGTATCGCTGGTCTCGTTAGCTGATCCTGGCGGAGCTGTGCTTGCCACGAGACTTCAGGAAAGGAACCACAGAGTACTGACAACCGCTTCTCCAGCGGACATTCGTGCCACGTTCACGTGCTTGGTCACGCGAATACAAAAATTGTAAGTCTCGCGTGTAGGATTAACGCGATCCCCCGTTAACATTGATTTATGCGAAcctttcaaattattattaatcacaTCGAAGCTCATAGTTCAGATGAAATTAAACTGGCTTCTCTGCTCATCGTCGTaattggaatttttcttcgacaACGAGACGGGCTAGTTTTTCTTCTTagttttattaacaataacaagtGTTTAATACTTGGCATAATGacgtttcaaaattatacagAACTCGGAGATTCTAAAATAATCCTACAATTTCTTATAACAACAACTTACTTATAAACTCTTATGAAGTtggaaattttctattaaaaaaataatgatttttataacaCTTTTCTATGCATTTTCGCTTCCTGTGTTAGATGTAAGTAATGAACACTATGGTCTCGTCTGCACGGTGTTAATAAACTAAGAAATCTTTAATTTCCAGTTGTAACAGCTCCGCAAAGCCGCCGGCGCCCATCAAAGTGGTGATCGCAGGTGGCGATAGTTTTGTAAACGCGGTTCTGCGTTATTACGTGGACCAGCTCAGCTTTCGACCGCCAGATTGGCAAAATTATCTGAAATTTCTGATCGTGCCGCTCGGTTCCAATACGCTATCTAAATATCTCAGTTCGATAGACACAAAGTACTCTATGCTTTTCGGCGAGGAATGGAAGGAATTGCTCGAGAGAGAAGGAGGTGGCGTGAGCGAGGGTGCCGCCAGGGTGTCGGAGTATTTAGCAGCCGCTGGTACGACTTTACTGCTACCAATTGCTGAAGCCATGGTCACCTACAGGTACGACTTTTAAATGCCGATCTCATCGgacaaaatttccaaatttctaagGTAACGATAACCGattgataaaattaaacaCCCAGTGCGCGAGAAGTAGATTAACCTTGGcaatttcttcaatttaattGACAGAGAGATAGACGACAGCAGCCAAATATTCATCCCGTTCATAAACGACGTTCGAGTAGGCTGTCCAGATAGCAGTTCCTCAGCATCGGTAGATCTCGAGGAAAGTAACGTTACCATGTCTGGTTCTCCACCCTCGTTACCACCCCCGGGATTACCTGTTCCACCTCCTGGTCGATTAACACCACCCAGCAGTCCTAATGTTGGTCAACCTTCGAGAGAAGGCTGGGAACCAGTCGAGTTACAACTTGATTACTGGAGCAAACAAACCCAAGGTGAAAAAGGCAAGAACACGTTGAGACAAGCGTTCAGAGCCTTACACGTTCAGAGACTTCCACCATTGGGAGAAACGCCTGGTCATCATCTGTCCATGAATTACACCACCAAGgagaagaaacagaaaagtATGTATACACGCTCATCGTCAGATATGAGATTTATAATAGAACCAGCACACCACCTTATCAGTTAACACgcgaaatattatttttttccttaCAGTAATGAGATTGggcaaaaagaaagaaaaggaaaaggaaaatgagCCAAAGAGTCAGACAGTCGAAGGCGTGACGCGACTTATATGTTCTGCGAAAACTCACAACATTCCATTAAGAGGTAACGagacatttcattttttagaaTCTATCAAACAAACTGGCATAATTATTcttttgcaattatttttttttcaaaaacaatTCAACGAAAGGTATCCGGTAATTTACAGgaaattaacataaataatttgttgttgTCCTTCAGTGAGCATCGACGGTACCGAGCGGTACGGTGTGAAATTCTTCCAACTATCAGCGCAATGGCAAACGCACATCAAGACATTTCCGATAGCTTTGTTGGAATACAGTTCTCAACAACAAGTTCCCAATCCTACGTAaacttcctttttttttcctataCGTGAGAGGCTAGATATTTTTGCCGATTTCGTTTGTGTTCATGGATATTGCCAATTAGGATCATCAGCTTGGCTTACGCGCAGATCCAATAACCATCAAAtctttaaaacaaaaaacgaaagaaaagaaaaaaagaaaaagaaacataatGCAATAGAGAACGAGTTTGAAcagtgaaagaaaaatttgcttCTTTAAGCTGGATGTCGTCGAAGCTGATTCAAGCAAGTAAGTACCTCAGTGTTGTTTCCGTTTTGTTTgattcttccttttctttcacCTGTCGTAGTCTGTTATTAATAGTAATCAAAAATGTTGTACATGTATTCCTGCGTGAAAAAACGGAAAGAAGTGTACGGAACACTGGAAGTGGGTAACACATATCGTATTACAATTAACAtaaatgatgatgatgatgatgatggaAAATGCTGTATTGTTTGAAACAATTTACACGTTAGAACACGTTTAAtatcgtttgaaaaaaaatagttcGCGATTCTCGGGTGTAAACTGtgtgtgtatttttttttttttttttttttttttttttaaattataacgTTTCTTTGATATCGTAGTTGGTCTCTTCAGGATCAAACGACTGACTAATTATGGTGTAAGTTTTGTGTGGTTGTTTATATCGTCGTCCGGTTCACTGACTACAAATTAGAAGAGATTTTCTATTAGTCAGCTGACTAAAAATGTTAACGAAACATAATATGTattcgaaagaaaaaggacTTTGTCTACACCTGGAGGACATAAATTACACTTATCGCCTAAaagtattttgaaaatttcattttcagtaAATGAGCAGATACTTTCAGACGATAGTGCACGTTCGAAACAATAATTGAAGGCAGTGTAAGTCTGAAAACAATCACGTCTGATATCGCttttataaaaagagaaaaacagaACTGTTCAAATCGGTTGCTCCTCCCTATCCTCGAGCCACCCTTCGATGTAAATAtaggatttttaaaaaatggaCAACAAGCATAGAGAAGCATCGGTTTTATCGCGAGAACTGATATTGCTAAGATAGATCTTTGTCTAAATCGCACGTCTAAGCGTtaaattatgtatttatttaaaataatgtattcTATACGATCGCGTGTAAGGAGCATCATATACGGGGTGATGTTATCGAAGAAAAAAGTCTGTGATACAGGCAAAATTTCTCTTAGCGCACAAACCGTTGTTTAGAGAAAAATGTGACTGTGTAGTTCGCAAAATttgaacgataaaaaaaagaaacagtttTGCGAGTCCTTtataaaagagaagaaaaaaaaaatgatgacgACGACGAATAGAGCTCATTAGTTGTTACACTCCTTTTCTCGTTTAAGATTTCGACGTACAGTGGTTGGAAAAAGTAATAGAAACACTTTTTAATCTTGCaaattaaatgttaataaaacaatttttaaatcaattttttaaatttaatttcttataaaaatattcaaatttaaaatggTGATTACAGAAATGTAAACTAAAGGcattgaattaatttatacaaatttagaagattaaaaattaaattttaattctaaatGGATTagcaaaaatttaattctgCCATCTtaaagtattaatattaactgGATCTATATTGCAACGaatgtgttaattataattctttCCCTTTGTTGAATTATTCGACATCATCAGTATTCGATACAGTATTGATTCTTCAAATTCTAACCATTTCACAGTGTTTCCAATCATTTTCTCCGCCCTctgtacattttttttctattccaTTTTATATAGACTTTTAGCCCCAGGCTGCTGCTAGTTTAAATACTCTATTTTcggattttattatttaataacttttattCCTCTTAAAAACGACCTTCTTCCCTGACTTCTACCTAGAAATGATATATACTCATTCGCGattattatttagaaataataattaaccatagacgaaaaatgttgaaaaggATATTTAAGGATATTTACGCATTTTTTCGATATGAAGTCTATAATATACGTAATAgtgtaattaagaaagaaacgataaaattctacatttcttattattattcttagcgctagtttcctttattttttcttttttcaatcaaAGATCAGAGTTCAAGTTCCCTTAACATTTAGAAAAGATCATATCACGAGAAACAATACACGATAAGAAACTGAAGCACGTTAACGTGGGTCTTTGAGAGAGAATGAGAGCGTGTACAATTAAATAGAGAATTTCCATCGAGGAAATGATAAGCGTAGCAGTAACTTtaattccttctttttttccatttaaCAATGAAAGAAACAGAGAACCATGCACTGTTCTCGGCGATGTGTTAGCCGTCGCTCAGACTGCCTAATGCCAAATTGAAAGAGTatgcgcgcgcgcgcgcgtgtgtgtgtgtgtgtgtgtgtgtgtgtgtgtgagagagagaaataaaCAGAGAAATGTTTATTCGATTTGTCCAGACGAATTCAAAGACTTGAGAACAGAAATATTCtgtgagaaaaagaaatgctATTCGTTGGTGGCGATTTTTATCTAATTGACAATGGAAAACTGATTCCACGAACACACACGAGTATGTAATCCCCTTTTCCATGTTCTTTGCTAGTCCGCAATTAGTTTTTAACGAAACTTGTGCAAACGTATATAGTGTTACATTTTACAGTTTTTAAACGGCTCAGAGCAATACCCGTTTCTTACGGATTCCTGGCGTAAATAGttcattttaaccctttgcgctCTGAATTTTCTAATCGAATCGGCTCGAGTATCCGAGACGTATGAATTTTCGACTGTATCCGATTGCAACTGAGTTTCTAAGCAATGTTCGATTACTAATTCTATTTCTCTTTCGTGCAATGGttgttatataaattaataatttttgaagatAAATAGTTGTAAGAATCGATACTACTGTTTGAGTATCTTGAAAAGGTATTTGAATGGAAATGTGTGCCTGAAAGGCATATTTGGAgagcaaagggttaaaagtaGCAGTAGACAGCGTGATGTAATCTGCGATCGTGTTAATTCGTTTATATGTGATTTATAtttggcaaaaaaaaaatgataaaaataggTGTtatagagatagagttgtgaatttaaaaaaaaaaaaaaaataaataataataataataataataataattgatgtATAAAAGATTAACCCTCTTGCTATTTACAACCCTGCTCATCCAATGCAAAACCTTCATAATCGAAAGTATcgacaaaaattttcaaatgaaaattaaaaataacaacaTTTATGTAATTACCCAAgggtagcgaaagggttaatagaGATAGAGGTAGTAAAAAACAAATGGCtcaaaacaattaaaaattcatatgtttaaatatcatttcttttctttaattaatatgttaagaaaatataattctgtTATACGTATAAATTGTTTATATCGTTTATTAACGTtcagtttatttatttcttagaAATCTGATGTTTTAACAAATTTGAACAATTCAAtaacttgaaaattattatttttaccaaCAGATGTGACTCCAATGTAAAGGGgttgatattaaaaaatgaaaagtgttTCGTTTCATCACCTCCTGtgtgtgaaaaaaaaaaaaaaaaataaaaaataaaaaataaaaaaaatacagatATTATCAACCACCGCGGCCGTACAGCGGTTAAGTTAAATTGATcctaaataaaatattatttaatcttTGTTTTGTTGTGATGTACAATAAAAGTTTGAACGGCGCGGCGCAGAAGGGGTTAAAAGATGCAAAGCTTTCCAACGCCAGCTTCTTTTCGTATTCCCTTGAAAGAGAGGCCTCCGACTCGTCCTAGTTTACAAAAGCACTCGAAAAAGGCAAAAGCTGTGAGCTTTTAGAGAAGTATGCTAACAGCCTGAGCAAATGACTAAAAGCCAAGAAAGAGACGTTTGTCGGATACACACACGCGCTGTTTACTGTCTCCTCTTTGAATCATCCTAGATGATTCAGCAATCGAACCTGCCATaacatgtatacatatatatgtttatACAATACacgtataaatatataaatattatacatagacgtgtatataaatatactcCCGCATTTGATAATGTACGGCGTTGCTTCGCAGTTTTGCACAATATCgttgtgtttttttttcataagGAGATCACGTCTCCTACTTGCACGATTtggtataaatatataataaaatttcattcgttTCAATTTACTTACTTAATGTTGAGTTAATTACTTTGATTTGGTATATAAATTGTTACATGTagatttcaaattatttacaatactgacaatgagtgagttataataaacatttacatagcttacaattagaaaaatttcagaaGACTCGTCTAAACGTTAGAataatagatataatgaatatttttttgcTAATTCTTCTTTTGCCAGAGAAGGGAATAAGTGAGTGTAGAACTTTTCAAGACGTTTAATGGAAATTAAATGGAAATCGATGCTTGTAGGCGACGCCATCGAGAATCGTCGGTGTTGACGATTAAATTAACATTGCAATCTACAAACGTTTGAACGATACCGTTTCAATGACACCAATTTTCACCGACATTCTGTAATATTATACAGTTCAAAAGTATGAGGTtggtatacatacatatgtatatcagATGTATAGTTTATCGAAATGTATAGTTTAATACAATTTGGTtacataaaatgaaatttgaagaCCAACGCCTCGCGTTGTGCAACATATTATATTGTTTCTCTATGTTAACTATGTATCTGTTGATCAATATTGAACCAACGAATACACGCAATGTCAGTGAAATTGATGTTACCGAAATATTCCCTATTTTCATCAATAATTCAATGCAACTGAATAAAGCACATTTCAATTCGCGTTTGTAGAGACTCGTGAACGTATGTATTCAGTATTGAGGCTGGTTTCGTTTGATGCGCACTAGTAAGCTGATAAAGTTCTAAGCGATTTTACGTGTCGTAATGTTCCTCGATCTTTTCCCACCTTCcgattttcatcatttttacatttcccCGTATACGTATCACGTTTCGTCACCGCTTTGCTTACGTTTTCTCAACCGTCGAACTTGTATTGTGTAACGAATAAGCTTTGTTAAGACCACGCGAGGTTTTACCCGACTTTTAGAAACACGTAAGTAAAGAACGTGTAAACGACGATAATGACAGAGCTGTAACACATGCTCATGGTCCCATTTGTGATCGATCAGAAAGAATATTATACTCCTTTTCTAAAAATACTTGAGAAATTCTCATCGAATTCCTTGGAAATAGCCAAACGTGAACCCTTAACCCTTTAGTCGTTAATCATTTTTCTCCCTGGAGATTCTCCCTCGGTTACAACAGAATAATTTACGCAACTCTTCCTCGTTAAGACTTAACAATAATTAACACTTTTATTTACTGCAAAGCTATTAATAGAATTCTTCTTCATTGAAAAACCAATTAACAAACCtttaatcgttattaattGATCTAGAACGTAATGACAATTAGTAATGAAGGTTactccttttattttttagttacTATGTATTAAATGTTATAGAACGATAATacttatctatttcatttctaGTCGAAATGCGAGCAAGTTGTGATAcgaaatgatttaaaaaaaaaaaaaagaagaaagaaaaaataatagatcAACGCTATCTGAAACCTTTCGAATATTTCAAAAGTGGACCGTGAGCACGTTTATCAGACAAGCATATTCTATAAGCGTTTGCTATAATGTATTGTTCTTATCGGTGT from Osmia bicornis bicornis chromosome 15, iOsmBic2.1, whole genome shotgun sequence includes the following:
- the LOC114876034 gene encoding phosphofurin acidic cluster sorting protein 2 isoform X3: MAERTKTTAPATRPVPMKLFATWEVDRTAPNCIPRLCSLTLTRLIILRPLGSDLTSISIAVKMQSSKRTLRSNEMAIPTSGMLDTELELQFALQYPHFLKRDGNKLLILLQRRKRYKNRTMLGYKTLAEGVINMAQVLQKQMDLELELVSDKAEKYGGHSVALARVSVIALTSQPVDQDKRLMNDPNERLCPEYSDEEEEFSSEGEAEGSDSEPTLEMHRRKSRAKIPANARQRNLKQKFIALLKRRFRVSEDLDQDQEEIGQKLSESLTQYAGFVKGGDMEIEELFDELEDLSDSGPELDTMSVSSTPKPSLRPFFSSSRSLLAPPHSVVTNEETGSTPTTAVGHQSAGQPAKEKHRIGHTTPERGVDRQSDDSSRRADSDSHPENWTDHEANDPPNYVPGSPPKSEQHNKSESSDRRSRLFTRDRGAPGSNKSKKHNLSVDLKPPADLNSSEPRKALVEQLSRVLPDDSLPDSVSLVSLADPGGAVLATRLQERNHRVLTTASPADIRATFTCLVTRIQKFCNSSAKPPAPIKVVIAGGDSFVNAVLRYYVDQLSFRPPDWQNYLKFLIVPLGSNTLSKYLSSIDTKYSMLFGEEWKELLEREGGGVSEGAARVSEYLAAAGTTLLLPIAEAMVTYREIDDSSQIFIPFINDVRVGCPDSSSSASVDLEESNVTMSGSPPSLPPPGLPVPPPGRLTPPSSPNVGQPSREGWEPVELQLDYWSKQTQGEKGKNTLRQAFRALHVQRLPPLGETPGHHLSMNYTTKEKKQKIMRLGKKKEKEKENEPKSQTVEGVTRLICSAKTHNIPLRVSIDGTERYGVKFFQLSAQWQTHIKTFPIALLEYSSQQQVPNPT
- the LOC114876034 gene encoding phosphofurin acidic cluster sorting protein 2 isoform X2, with the translated sequence MQGLTTPIFPSVKRRQFQAAWFSSNKAASTPLCFEFCGTRLCSLTLTRLIILRPLGSDLTSISIAVKMQSSKRTLRSNEMAIPTSGMLDTELELQFALQYPHFLKRDGNKLLILLQRRKRYKNRTMLGYKTLAEGVINMAQVLQKQMDLELELVSDKAEKYGGHSVALARVSVIALTSQPVDQDKRLMNDPNERLCPEYSDEEEEFSSEGEAEGSDSEPTLEMHRRKSRAKIPANARQRNLKQKFIALLKRRFRVSEDLDQDQEEIGQKLSESLTQYAGFVKGGDMEIEELFDELEDLSDSGPELDTMSVSSTPKPSLRPFFSSSRSLLAPPHSVTNEETGSTPTTAVGHQSAGQPAKEKHRIGHTTPERGVDRQSDDSSRRADSDSHPENWTDHEANDPPNYVPGSPPKSEQHNKSESSDRRSRLFTRDRGAPGSNKSKKHNLSVDLKPPADLNSSEPRKALVEQLSRVLPDDSLPDSVSLVSLADPGGAVLATRLQERNHRVLTTASPADIRATFTCLVTRIQKFCNSSAKPPAPIKVVIAGGDSFVNAVLRYYVDQLSFRPPDWQNYLKFLIVPLGSNTLSKYLSSIDTKYSMLFGEEWKELLEREGGGVSEGAARVSEYLAAAGTTLLLPIAEAMVTYREIDDSSQIFIPFINDVRVGCPDSSSSASVDLEESNVTMSGSPPSLPPPGLPVPPPGRLTPPSSPNVGQPSREGWEPVELQLDYWSKQTQGEKGKNTLRQAFRALHVQRLPPLGETPGHHLSMNYTTKEKKQKIMRLGKKKEKEKENEPKSQTVEGVTRLICSAKTHNIPLRVSIDGTERYGVKFFQLSAQWQTHIKTFPIALLEYSSQQQVPNPT
- the LOC114876034 gene encoding phosphofurin acidic cluster sorting protein 2 isoform X8; protein product: MQGLTTPIFPSVKRRQFQAAWFSSNKAASTPLCFEFCGTRLCSLTLTRLIILRPLGSDLTSISIAVKMQSSKRTLRSNEMAIPTSGMLDTELELQFALQYPHFLKRDGNKLLILLQRRKRYKNRTMLGYKTLAEGVINMAQVLQKQMDLELELVSDKAEKYGGHSVALARVSVIALTSQPVDQDKRLMNDPNERLCPEYSDEEEEFSSEGEAEGSDSEPTLEMHRRKSRAKIPANARQRNLKQKFIALLKRRFRVSEDLDQDQEEIGQKLSESLTQYAGFVKGGDMEIEELFDELEDLSDSGPELDTMSVSSTPKPSLRPFFSSSRSLLAPPHSERGVDRQSDDSSRRADSDSHPENWTDHEANDPPNYVPGSPPKSEQHNKSESSDRRSRLFTRDRGAPGSNKSKKHNLSVDLKPPADLNSSEPRKALVEQLSRVLPDDSLPDSVSLVSLADPGGAVLATRLQERNHRVLTTASPADIRATFTCLVTRIQKFCNSSAKPPAPIKVVIAGGDSFVNAVLRYYVDQLSFRPPDWQNYLKFLIVPLGSNTLSKYLSSIDTKYSMLFGEEWKELLEREGGGVSEGAARVSEYLAAAGTTLLLPIAEAMVTYREIDDSSQIFIPFINDVRVGCPDSSSSASVDLEESNVTMSGSPPSLPPPGLPVPPPGRLTPPSSPNVGQPSREGWEPVELQLDYWSKQTQGEKGKNTLRQAFRALHVQRLPPLGETPGHHLSMNYTTKEKKQKIMRLGKKKEKEKENEPKSQTVEGVTRLICSAKTHNIPLRVSIDGTERYGVKFFQLSAQWQTHIKTFPIALLEYSSQQQVPNPT